CTTAGCAACGCTAATTGAATGCTTATTTAATCTATTTAAGTATCGTTATCTTATATGTGCAAAAATAGTTTAAAAATTGAACTTTCATGAAATAAGATTTTTATTGAGTATAATTTTACTAAGTAACTATAGTCACTATGTTCGATACAATTTGGAATAAGTTTCCAAATAGTTTAGTCACTATGTTCGATACAATTTGGAATAAGTTTCCAAATAGTTTTATAAATGAGCAAAGACATAAGGTAATATAAAAATTTAATTTCTAATAAAACTAAATTGAAAATGAAAGAGAGATTATATTTACACATACAAAGTATTAGTTTACAAGTCTTAGGATTGTTATTTTTTATGATTTTTTTGATTCAAGTGTTTAACTTAGATATTGAATATTATATTAATTTCGGGACTGTGTCTTTGATTGCATCGATTGTTCTTGCTTATTCATCGTATAAGACTTTAAATAATGTTAGAACTAGATTTATAGTAAAATATTTATTTTTCTTTAGTGGTTCTTTAATAATTATCAGTAATTTGTTTTTCTTTGACATTTTATCCCAATATCATCCTATTTTTTATTCTATTCTTTTAGGTCAAATTTTATTGTTTCCATTTATTTTGAAAAATGGTAGTTATGGTATTAATACAGAGTCAAAAGAAAGGAAAATTGAAAATAATAAAAAAAATAGAAAAAGTGATTCAATGAAAGATGGAAGAAGATATGTACTGATTTCCATTTTACTAATATTTATAATTATATTATCTTTTTATTTAAGATTATTTAATGCAGATGTTATTAGTCCAGGTAGAGATAGTTTACATCATTATATTGGAGCATTAAGTATAAATGATAATGGCTCAATTATTTATACTACGCTTCCTTATATTAATCATCTATTAGCATTCATTTTCGAAAATATTGGTCAAACTTTGCTTTTAGGTAGACTACCGTTTATAATTGCAGGTACTTTGTCTGTTCTTTTAGTTTATTTTATTGGGAAAAAAATATCTAATTCCGTAGGAATTATTTCTGCATTGCTTTTAGGAATTTGTCCTTGGGCAATTGGTCTTTCAAGATATGTTAGAGATTATTCATTAAATATATTCTATGAATTATTTTTTATTACATTATTATTGTATTATCCTAAAGATATTAAAAAGTTTAAAGGATTAGTTCAGTTTATTTTATTAAATATAGTTATTTATGTTCCATTTATTATTTTTGCAAGATATCAAACTGGACTTACTATTTCAATTATTATTGCACTTTTAGTTACTACAAGTATTAGAGTATTTGCTGAACTTGATTTGTATGAGAGGATTAAATTATTTAATTTTAAAAGTCGTGAGTTTAATTATCTAATGCATGCTGCTATTTTTTCTTTATTTATAGTTGTACTAATAATATATATCTTTGAATTTGATAATAGACTTATTTTGACTTATCAACCTAAATGGTTTTTCTTTTTTTTATCTGAGAGTAGATTGCCTATTCTTTGGTATTCGTTCATGGAAGTTCCTTGGTATTTTATTTTGTCTTTGACTTTATTACCAATTTTAGGAAAACCAAAGGATAAATATGTTTGGACTTCATTTTTAATTTTTTATGCTTATTTGATATTTTTTGTATTTTTGGCTAAACCTCATACTTCTTTACTTTATGCTAGATATGTTTATCCAGCACTTCCTTTTTTTATTATATTATTAGGAGTTAGTATATCGTATATATTTTGGATGGCAGTTAATTTTACGAAGAGGAAAACATTTAAGGTTGTATATTTCTTATTTGTCTTTATTTTACTTGCAGGAGTTTTTAATTTTAACAATACAATAATTGGATCTACAGGGAAAACTTTCGAGAATTCATCTATGCAGGTAATTAGTGTTCCATATAGAGATTATAGTGAGTTGGTTAGTTTTTTGGGTAATAATGGATTTTCTAAAGAAGATATAGTTATTGCAAGTGAGCTTAGAATGAAAGATACTCTTGCATGGTATTTTGATTTTGATTTTTATGAGAGGAGAAATGCTAGTTCTTTTAATACCTATGAATATGACATAGCAGATAATATTCATGTGCTTAATGAAGATAGTTACAAAGTGATGGAAATTTATGATAATGGGTGGATAGTTAGAAGAGATGGAGATAGGTTTCCTAAAAGTATATCTTTAAGAGATGAGGAAAATGTTGACTCTGTTGATGAATTGAAGATTTTAGGTATTGAAATAGAATATCTTGGCCTTTATAGTGATAAGTATGAAGTTTATACTTGGAGTAAAAATGATACAAAGTAAAATAAATGGTCTATATAAAGATCACTCAAAACTGATACAATTTACATCACTTAAAATTTTGGGAGAGTTTTTTGTATTTTTGTTTCCTCTAATTATTGCAAAGTTTGTTTTACCTGAGGCTTATGGTACTTATTCATTAGGAATGATGATTATTTTTTTTTCTACAACTTTACTTCTAGGCTCTTCTATCACTCCTTTTATTATATCTGCAAATAAAGAGTTAAAAGAAGAGAAATCTGTCTCTAAAAGCTTTACAAACCAGCTCATTTTCTTGATTATATCATTATCTCTTATTGGATTGTTCTTTTTATTGTTTTCTAGTTATATTATAGATTTTGTTCATATCGATAAAATGATGCTTGTTTTTTTGTATTTGGCATTTGTTGGAATTTCTATTAAGTCTATTTTAGGTAATTATTTTTTAGGAATTGATAAGAAGACTGAATTTACAAAGGTAGGAATTTATTATGGTATCTTTCTTTTAATTTTGCTTTTTATTTTGGGTTTTGAATTAAAAAATTTATTTTTGAACTATTTTCTTTCTTCTATTCTTTTGTTGTTGGTTACTTTACCTAAGATTAAATTTTCTAAAGTATTTCCTTTAAAATTTGATAAAGAAATGTTTTTAGAACATTGGGATTTTACAAAATGGCAAATTTTTGGTCTTACTGCAGTTTATTTTATTAATTGGGGTGATAGTATTATTATTAATTATTATTTAGGTGTTTATGATGTAGGTGTCTATAATTTAGCTTATCAGGTATTTAAGGGGATTATTTCTTTTATGTATATTGTCAATACTTTTTATTTGCCAGAGATTTCTAAGAATGTGAAGGATAAGAAATTTATTAATAAATATTTATTTAGGACTAGAATTCAATTATTCTTGCTTGTTGTGTTTGGTGTTTTAGTTGGTATAGTTTTAGTGCCTTTCATATTGAATTCATTTTTTGATGAGAGTTATATGCAGGCATCTTCTATTTTGCAAGTTTTATTGATTGGTGTAATATTTAAATTTTGGTCAATATTTTACAATCCACTTTACAATGTTTTGAAGAGATATAAGTATCTGCAAATAATGAATGTATTTCAGATTATTTTAAATATCGGTTTAGGAATTTGGTTTGTTGTGAGTTTTGGTTTGTTAGGTGTTGCATGGGCTACAACGATTAGTTATTTTGCTCGTACATTTGTTGATGAAGTTTATTTTTGGAAAAAGGTTAGAAAGGAGTTAGTTAACAAAGAAAAGTATAATTGTGGATGTTGAGGAGATTTGATTTTATAATAATTTCCTCAATACTTTAATATTATCTTTGATACTCCTTATATTTAATTCTATAATGCTTAATAAAATTTATATATTTTAGACTTCATATATTGTTTCCTAAAAAATGGGTAAATTAAAATTTATGAATTTTTCGATGTTATTAATAATATTGATAACAATAAGTTTTGTTTCGGCAGGTAATTATGTTAAATTAGATTCAAATGGAAATGAATTGCCTGATAGTGCTTCTAGTTGGGCAATGGTCAAAGATTTTGATACTGAATTAATATGGCAATCTTCCACAAATTTTTCTTCATATACAGTAGGAGAAGCTAATTCTTATTGTAATAATTTAGCATTTGCCAACTATTCTGATTGGCATTTGCCAGTTTCCAAAGAATTTGTTACAATACTAAATTATGAGTTATCTTCCGCTTTAAACACAGATTATTTTAGTTTAAGTGGAAATTTTTGGTCAATAGAAAAACCTCAATCGTTATTACAAATCATATACCATTTGCCGCATGGAGATACTTTGAATAGTATGGTTCCAATGCCTTTAGTTAATGTTATGTGTGTGAGAGATAATTATACTCAATTAAATGATTTTGTGATTAATAATGAATTTACAGTTACTGATATAAATACTGGATTAACATGGCAAAGATATCATGATGATGTTTCTAGAACTCTGGATGAGGCTGTAGAAAATTGTCAAAATTTAAGTTTTGGTGGGATTGATAATTGGAGGTTACCATCAGTCAAAGAATTATATACGATAATTGATTTTTCATTATCCTCTAATGTGAAATTCAATCAGTCAATATTTACTAATTATCAATATGATCGTTTATATACTAGTAATATATTGTCAGATATAACATATGCTCCTTCAATGGGAACACAAATTTGGTTCGTAAGTTGGGATGGTAATATTTTATATAGTTTTAGTACTTCCAATATTGGAGTTTGTGTTGCAGGAAATGATGATGATAGTGATGGTGTTTATAATTCAGAAGACATATGTCCAAATACTGGACTTGAAACTATGACTGATTTAAATTCTGGCAAGTATATGTTATATGAAGGTTTTCCATATTTTATGACTCCAGTAGATAATTATTTATACATTAGACCTTATACATTATTTGATACAAATGGTTGTTCATGTTCTCAAATATTGGCATTGAAAGGTAAAGGAATTACACAAGAATTAGTTTCTGGTTGTAAAGAATCTACACTTATAGATTTTATAACTTTAAATAATTAATTATTTAAAGTTATTCCTCAATACTTTAATATTCTTTTTGATATCATATTTATCTTTAACATATTTATGAATATTATCTGAGAATTTCTCCCAAGTTTTCTTATTAGTAAATAATTTATTCAAGTCTTTATTCATTTTTTTAATCGAACCATTTGCAAAATAGCCACATTTATACTCGTTTATGAAATCATCAGGGTTTGAATTAAGTGAGATTATTGGTGTTTTTCCAATTCCTGCTTGAATGAAAGTATTTGCGAAACCTTCGAAATCTGAAGTTGAGATGAATAATTTAGCCTCATCGTAGTATTTTTGAATTTTTTCAAATTGGACTTTTTCTATGAATTTTAGGTTTTTTAATGTTTTTGATTTATTGTGTATTTCATTAAAATAAATTTTATCTTGTTTGTTAAATATCATTACAAATTTTAATTTGGGATTTTCTTTTGCAAGCTCTAAAAAGTGTTCAGCACCTTTTGTTCTATTTGCTCGTCCAACCCATAAAATATAATCTTTCTTTTTTGGAATTAGTCTATTTTCAAAATCAAAGATATTTCT
The genomic region above belongs to Candidatus Woesearchaeota archaeon and contains:
- a CDS encoding polysaccharide biosynthesis C-terminal domain-containing protein translates to MIQSKINGLYKDHSKLIQFTSLKILGEFFVFLFPLIIAKFVLPEAYGTYSLGMMIIFFSTTLLLGSSITPFIISANKELKEEKSVSKSFTNQLIFLIISLSLIGLFFLLFSSYIIDFVHIDKMMLVFLYLAFVGISIKSILGNYFLGIDKKTEFTKVGIYYGIFLLILLFILGFELKNLFLNYFLSSILLLLVTLPKIKFSKVFPLKFDKEMFLEHWDFTKWQIFGLTAVYFINWGDSIIINYYLGVYDVGVYNLAYQVFKGIISFMYIVNTFYLPEISKNVKDKKFINKYLFRTRIQLFLLVVFGVLVGIVLVPFILNSFFDESYMQASSILQVLLIGVIFKFWSIFYNPLYNVLKRYKYLQIMNVFQIILNIGLGIWFVVSFGLLGVAWATTISYFARTFVDEVYFWKKVRKELVNKEKYNCGC
- a CDS encoding DUF1566 domain-containing protein; this encodes MGKLKFMNFSMLLIILITISFVSAGNYVKLDSNGNELPDSASSWAMVKDFDTELIWQSSTNFSSYTVGEANSYCNNLAFANYSDWHLPVSKEFVTILNYELSSALNTDYFSLSGNFWSIEKPQSLLQIIYHLPHGDTLNSMVPMPLVNVMCVRDNYTQLNDFVINNEFTVTDINTGLTWQRYHDDVSRTLDEAVENCQNLSFGGIDNWRLPSVKELYTIIDFSLSSNVKFNQSIFTNYQYDRLYTSNILSDITYAPSMGTQIWFVSWDGNILYSFSTSNIGVCVAGNDDDSDGVYNSEDICPNTGLETMTDLNSGKYMLYEGFPYFMTPVDNYLYIRPYTLFDTNGCSCSQILALKGKGITQELVSGCKESTLIDFITLNN
- a CDS encoding glycosyltransferase family 4 protein, translating into MKKKKICFISTHAYPLFNHKEKSAHGGSEVQLVTIAKELNKEYDISFIVGDFNQEKIEYYNNIKVIKSFNPKSSGTSILIKVIQAFKYINILRKENSDICITSSANSTVGVVAFYCTLFRKKHIHRTANIIDVNKYWVEMNGILGKVYEYGLKHASKVVCQTKDQQKALKENYNIKATIFRNIFDFENRLIPKKKDYILWVGRANRTKGAEHFLELAKENPKLKFVMIFNKQDKIYFNEIHNKSKTLKNLKFIEKVQFEKIQKYYDEAKLFISTSDFEGFANTFIQAGIGKTPIISLNSNPDDFINEYKCGYFANGSIKKMNKDLNKLFTNKKTWEKFSDNIHKYVKDKYDIKKNIKVLRNNFK